A DNA window from Paralichthys olivaceus isolate ysfri-2021 chromosome 11, ASM2471397v2, whole genome shotgun sequence contains the following coding sequences:
- the tiparp gene encoding protein mono-ADP-ribosyltransferase TIPARP isoform X1 has translation MPLTNHWTRSSIDVRTGFYPPKSVETRGRRADFIAQDCRGVAETIMDKTLHILQKAADAGVPTGISLDVSLNMDEGEGFTERQIVGLPDKIPLVKPYFKKKQRKLDSKCLHRALEDPILTTLLSTDTLVSGDGVFVPRTQPGRTPGNLCAAVVKQSRMGQVCLKNPGAADGAAAGAGVAGLMSRDGDVEIADTTAELEETERRGERPKITDPTPDSRCFQLKPALRAAGNTVTITPPVRDIPPLVAPQAPRQDGPIISNDLLTSGAKNLPVKDCAGVQDPLPLLPQPNKGVLFQDKSEEASLDLVFELLTQLQYHTHQSDSVDICVDFLQGQCVYGNDCAHHHTVLPFHWQIHRNSSQTWQSIADDSQEQLERLYCNPDNEQVRLKFQGRVFSLDFGAMRVCDLEFDRVRRLTTPPSPLPTPTTIPNPTPSCHTVWKYYCRDNFGWREYSEPVVKLIEEASSRGLKEVRFNTLQNQYILNIREGFQQNAIFGFRRQIKRRPMFMSSVMLTPHLQTLGGLSAPPLPSSSSPSPSSSSMDLSASHPLSPTTTNPPSLFPETWLPMMMNQDFLQVPVSREDRSYRTVYSLFHKTVSETKFRIIKIQRVQNPFLWEKYKRKKEYMSRRMSEMDRLLSERHLFHGTSVDVVDGICKHNFDPRVCGKHATMFGQGSYFARKAVYSHNFSKRSPKGVHCMFLAKVLTGRFTVGNPSMRRPPPINPRDSSSDLYDSCVDNWVDPQIYVIFNDDQSYPYFIIHYEEVPSTVSV, from the exons ACTGGACACGGAGCTCCATCGATGTGCGCACTGGATTTTACCCACCAAAGAGTGTCGAGACCAGGGGGAGACGGGCGGACTTTATCGCGCAG gACTGTCGGGGTGTAGCAGAGACGATCATGGATAAAACTTTGCACATTCTCCAGAAAGCCGCAGACGCGGGCGTACCGACCGGCATCTCCCTGGATGTGAGTCTAAACATGGACGAGGGGGAAGGCTTCACGGAGCGGCAGATCGTGGGGCTCCCGGACAAAATACCTCTGGTGAAACCGTATTTcaagaagaagcagaggaaatTGGACTCCAAATGTCTCCACCGAGCCCTGGAGGACCCCATCCTTACCACGCTACTGAGCACGGACACGCTGGTGTCCGGGGATGGAGTGTTTGTTCCCCGGACCCAGCCGGGTCGGACGCCGGGCAACCTGTGTGCGGCCGTGGTGAAGCAGAGCCGCATGGGCCAGGTGTGTCTCAAAAATCCGGGAGCTGCGGACGGTGCCGCGGCCGGGGCTGGAGTAGCGGGACTGATGTCCCGGGACGGTGATGTGGAAATAGCCGATACTACTGCGGAGCTGGAGGAGACGGAGCGACGAGGGGAACGACCCAAGATCACCGACCCGACCCCCGACAGCCGCTGCTTTCAGCTGAAGCCTGCCCTCAGGGCAGCCGGGAACACAGTGACAATAACGCCCCCCGTCAGGGATATACCTCCCCTGGTTGCACCCCAGGCCCCTCGACAGGATGGGCCCATCATAAGCAATGACCTCTTAACCTCTGGGGCTAAAAACCTTCCAGTCAAAGACTGTGCTGGAGTTCAGGACCCCCTTCCCCTCCTCCCGCAGCCCAACAAAGGAGTTCTATTTCAGGATAAAAGTGAAGAGGCCTCCCTGGACCTGGTTTTCGAGCTGCTCACTCAACTCCAGTATCACACGCACCAGTCAGACTCTGTGGACATCTGTGTGGATTTCCTACAAGGACAGTGTGTTTATGGCAACGACTGCGCCCACCACCACACTGTGCTGCCCTTCCACTGGCAGATCCACAGGAACAGTAGTCAGACGTGGCAGAGCATAGCGGATGACTCCCAGGAACAGCTGGAGAGACTGTACTGCAACCCTGACAATGAGCAAGTCAGGCTCAAGTTTCA GGGTCGAGTGTTTTCTCTCGACTTTGGGGCGATGCGAGTGTGTGATCTGGAGTTTGACCGGGTCAGACGACTGACCACTCCCCCGAGCCCTTTGCCCACGCCCACAACAATCCCAAATCCTACCCCCAGCTGTCACACGGTGTGGAAGTACTACTGCAGAGACAACTTTGGCTGGAGGGAATACTCTGAG CCGGTGGTGAAGCTCATAGAGGAGGCAAGCTCGAGGGGTCTTAAGGAGGTGCGGTTCAATACGCTCCAGAACCAGTATATCCTCAACATCAGGGAGGGCTTCCAGCAGAATGCTATCTTCGGGTTCAGACGCCAGATCAAGAGGCGGCCAATGTTCATGTCCTCTGTAATGCTTACACCCCATCTACA GACACTGGGCGGCCTCTCTgcacctcccctcccctcttcatcctcccccTCTCCGTCCTCTTCTTCCATGGATCTTTCCGCGTCGCACCCCCTCTCGCCAACCACCACAAACCCGCCAAGCCTTTTCCCAGAAACGTGGTTGCCTATGATGATGAACCAGGACTTCCTGCAGGTGCCTGTATCGCGTGAGGACCGCAGCTACCGCACGGTGTACAGCCTTTTCCACAAGACCGTGTCAGAGACCAAGTTCAGGATCATCAAGATCCAGCGCGTACAGAACCCCTTCCTCTGGGAGAAATATAAGAG GAAGAAGGAGTACATGTCGCGGCGCATGTCGGAGATGGACCGGCTGCTGAGCGAGCGACACCTCTTCCACGGCACCTCTGTTGACGTGGTGGACGGCATCTGCAAGCACAACTTTGACCCGCGAGTCTGCGGAAAGCACGCCACCATGTTCGGCCAGGGCTCCTACTTCGCCCGCAAGGCTGTCTACTCCCACAACTTCTCCAAGCGCTCGCCCAAAGGAGTCCACTGCATGTTCCTGGCCAAAGTCCTCACTGGCAG GTTTACTGTAGGAAATCCCTCCATGCGAAGGCCGCCACCCATCAATCCCCGCGACTCCTCCAGTGATCTTTATGACTCCTGTGTGGACAACTGGGTGGACCCGCAGATTTACGTCATCTTCAATGATGACCAGAGTTACCCTTACTTTATCATTCACTATGAGGAGGTACCCAGCACCGTCTCTGTCTAA
- the tiparp gene encoding protein mono-ADP-ribosyltransferase TIPARP isoform X2 — MDKTLHILQKAADAGVPTGISLDVSLNMDEGEGFTERQIVGLPDKIPLVKPYFKKKQRKLDSKCLHRALEDPILTTLLSTDTLVSGDGVFVPRTQPGRTPGNLCAAVVKQSRMGQVCLKNPGAADGAAAGAGVAGLMSRDGDVEIADTTAELEETERRGERPKITDPTPDSRCFQLKPALRAAGNTVTITPPVRDIPPLVAPQAPRQDGPIISNDLLTSGAKNLPVKDCAGVQDPLPLLPQPNKGVLFQDKSEEASLDLVFELLTQLQYHTHQSDSVDICVDFLQGQCVYGNDCAHHHTVLPFHWQIHRNSSQTWQSIADDSQEQLERLYCNPDNEQVRLKFQGRVFSLDFGAMRVCDLEFDRVRRLTTPPSPLPTPTTIPNPTPSCHTVWKYYCRDNFGWREYSEPVVKLIEEASSRGLKEVRFNTLQNQYILNIREGFQQNAIFGFRRQIKRRPMFMSSVMLTPHLQTLGGLSAPPLPSSSSPSPSSSSMDLSASHPLSPTTTNPPSLFPETWLPMMMNQDFLQVPVSREDRSYRTVYSLFHKTVSETKFRIIKIQRVQNPFLWEKYKRKKEYMSRRMSEMDRLLSERHLFHGTSVDVVDGICKHNFDPRVCGKHATMFGQGSYFARKAVYSHNFSKRSPKGVHCMFLAKVLTGRFTVGNPSMRRPPPINPRDSSSDLYDSCVDNWVDPQIYVIFNDDQSYPYFIIHYEEVPSTVSV; from the exons ATGGATAAAACTTTGCACATTCTCCAGAAAGCCGCAGACGCGGGCGTACCGACCGGCATCTCCCTGGATGTGAGTCTAAACATGGACGAGGGGGAAGGCTTCACGGAGCGGCAGATCGTGGGGCTCCCGGACAAAATACCTCTGGTGAAACCGTATTTcaagaagaagcagaggaaatTGGACTCCAAATGTCTCCACCGAGCCCTGGAGGACCCCATCCTTACCACGCTACTGAGCACGGACACGCTGGTGTCCGGGGATGGAGTGTTTGTTCCCCGGACCCAGCCGGGTCGGACGCCGGGCAACCTGTGTGCGGCCGTGGTGAAGCAGAGCCGCATGGGCCAGGTGTGTCTCAAAAATCCGGGAGCTGCGGACGGTGCCGCGGCCGGGGCTGGAGTAGCGGGACTGATGTCCCGGGACGGTGATGTGGAAATAGCCGATACTACTGCGGAGCTGGAGGAGACGGAGCGACGAGGGGAACGACCCAAGATCACCGACCCGACCCCCGACAGCCGCTGCTTTCAGCTGAAGCCTGCCCTCAGGGCAGCCGGGAACACAGTGACAATAACGCCCCCCGTCAGGGATATACCTCCCCTGGTTGCACCCCAGGCCCCTCGACAGGATGGGCCCATCATAAGCAATGACCTCTTAACCTCTGGGGCTAAAAACCTTCCAGTCAAAGACTGTGCTGGAGTTCAGGACCCCCTTCCCCTCCTCCCGCAGCCCAACAAAGGAGTTCTATTTCAGGATAAAAGTGAAGAGGCCTCCCTGGACCTGGTTTTCGAGCTGCTCACTCAACTCCAGTATCACACGCACCAGTCAGACTCTGTGGACATCTGTGTGGATTTCCTACAAGGACAGTGTGTTTATGGCAACGACTGCGCCCACCACCACACTGTGCTGCCCTTCCACTGGCAGATCCACAGGAACAGTAGTCAGACGTGGCAGAGCATAGCGGATGACTCCCAGGAACAGCTGGAGAGACTGTACTGCAACCCTGACAATGAGCAAGTCAGGCTCAAGTTTCA GGGTCGAGTGTTTTCTCTCGACTTTGGGGCGATGCGAGTGTGTGATCTGGAGTTTGACCGGGTCAGACGACTGACCACTCCCCCGAGCCCTTTGCCCACGCCCACAACAATCCCAAATCCTACCCCCAGCTGTCACACGGTGTGGAAGTACTACTGCAGAGACAACTTTGGCTGGAGGGAATACTCTGAG CCGGTGGTGAAGCTCATAGAGGAGGCAAGCTCGAGGGGTCTTAAGGAGGTGCGGTTCAATACGCTCCAGAACCAGTATATCCTCAACATCAGGGAGGGCTTCCAGCAGAATGCTATCTTCGGGTTCAGACGCCAGATCAAGAGGCGGCCAATGTTCATGTCCTCTGTAATGCTTACACCCCATCTACA GACACTGGGCGGCCTCTCTgcacctcccctcccctcttcatcctcccccTCTCCGTCCTCTTCTTCCATGGATCTTTCCGCGTCGCACCCCCTCTCGCCAACCACCACAAACCCGCCAAGCCTTTTCCCAGAAACGTGGTTGCCTATGATGATGAACCAGGACTTCCTGCAGGTGCCTGTATCGCGTGAGGACCGCAGCTACCGCACGGTGTACAGCCTTTTCCACAAGACCGTGTCAGAGACCAAGTTCAGGATCATCAAGATCCAGCGCGTACAGAACCCCTTCCTCTGGGAGAAATATAAGAG GAAGAAGGAGTACATGTCGCGGCGCATGTCGGAGATGGACCGGCTGCTGAGCGAGCGACACCTCTTCCACGGCACCTCTGTTGACGTGGTGGACGGCATCTGCAAGCACAACTTTGACCCGCGAGTCTGCGGAAAGCACGCCACCATGTTCGGCCAGGGCTCCTACTTCGCCCGCAAGGCTGTCTACTCCCACAACTTCTCCAAGCGCTCGCCCAAAGGAGTCCACTGCATGTTCCTGGCCAAAGTCCTCACTGGCAG GTTTACTGTAGGAAATCCCTCCATGCGAAGGCCGCCACCCATCAATCCCCGCGACTCCTCCAGTGATCTTTATGACTCCTGTGTGGACAACTGGGTGGACCCGCAGATTTACGTCATCTTCAATGATGACCAGAGTTACCCTTACTTTATCATTCACTATGAGGAGGTACCCAGCACCGTCTCTGTCTAA